One region of Culex pipiens pallens isolate TS chromosome 2, TS_CPP_V2, whole genome shotgun sequence genomic DNA includes:
- the LOC128092897 gene encoding uncharacterized protein LOC128092897, whose product MVSLFATATTVCGFILLVQISQATLTLEFDEDFRDCDNGLPMPGFDASELQVIPQDDGSVTMNGTIKFTKDYASPTRMKLHSKRLQQGEWKPGMFSREIRDLCPVMQMPTELWYPFTRILQQKTCPYRAGHEEHINNVNVENVAAKFNVPPDFLGEWRVYHEFTTTRQGSSVKECLMVPVTVFEV is encoded by the exons ATGGTTTCATTGTTTGCAACTGCAACTACTGTCTGCGGATTTATTTTACTAGTGCAAATCAGTCAG GCTACTTTAACGCTCGAATTTGACGAGGACTTTCGGGATTGTGACAATGGACTACCCATGCCGGGGTTTGATGCGTCTGAACTTCAAGTCATTCCCCAGGACGATGGTTCGGTTACGATGAACGGAACGATTAAATTCACAAAGGATTATGCGAGTCCTActaga ATGAAGCTGCACAGCAAACGACTTCAGCAAGGCGAATGGAAGCCGGGCATGTTTTCACGTGAAATTAGAGACCTTTGTCCAGTTATGCAGATGCCAACCGAACTGTGGTATCCGTTTACCCGGATTCTACAGCAAAAGACCTGTCCCTATAGAGCTGGA CATGAAGAACACATCAACAATGTGAACGTTGAAAACGTTGCTGCTAAATTTAATGTTCCACCGGATTTCCTTGGGGAATGGCGAGTGTATCACGAATTTACGACAACCAGGCAAGGATCTTCGGTGAAAGAATGTCTCATGGTACCGGTAACCGTTTTCGAGGTGTga